Proteins from one Brevibacillus humidisoli genomic window:
- a CDS encoding DUF3231 family protein, whose amino-acid sequence MKRNIRLSSPEIGGLWGTYQQESMTVCMQKYFLHHLQDEEIKNVLQKALSYSLSRMEQIRALFAEENFPTPNGFTSEDVDLTAPPLFYDPFTLSFVYAMSRMSMVNYAFVLSSTARNDVRTFFTSCLNQAAEIYNDSTSLMLSKGIYDRPPMIAYPKKVEYVQKHSYMMGLLGKKRPLNAVELTEIFLNIERNYFAVLICLGLLQVVKDKEIQRYLKKGKAISEKQIRLFNDLLIQEELLGTVPVSMEVTDSTTSPFSDKLIVSLFHYLNSIDITLVGHALSLSMRTDLAANYSKVIGEIILYAEEGFSIMVNRRWMEQPPQAENRRELVKTK is encoded by the coding sequence ATGAAGCGGAATATCAGGCTTTCTAGTCCCGAAATAGGGGGCTTGTGGGGTACGTACCAGCAAGAAAGCATGACCGTCTGTATGCAGAAGTACTTTCTCCATCATCTCCAAGATGAGGAGATAAAAAACGTTCTGCAGAAAGCATTGTCGTACTCCCTGTCACGTATGGAGCAGATCCGGGCGCTTTTTGCGGAGGAGAATTTCCCGACTCCCAACGGGTTTACGAGCGAGGATGTTGATTTGACTGCTCCACCGCTCTTTTACGATCCATTCACGTTAAGCTTTGTATACGCAATGAGTCGAATGTCGATGGTCAATTACGCTTTTGTGCTCTCCAGTACCGCACGAAATGACGTCCGTACCTTTTTTACATCTTGTCTCAATCAGGCAGCAGAGATTTACAACGATTCCACGTCACTCATGTTGTCCAAAGGGATTTACGACCGACCACCGATGATCGCTTATCCCAAAAAGGTGGAGTACGTCCAAAAGCATTCTTACATGATGGGACTACTAGGCAAAAAAAGGCCGCTCAATGCAGTAGAGCTCACCGAAATCTTCTTAAACATCGAGCGCAACTACTTCGCCGTATTAATCTGTCTGGGGCTGCTGCAGGTGGTGAAAGACAAGGAAATCCAACGATATTTAAAAAAGGGTAAGGCGATCTCTGAAAAACAGATTCGTTTGTTTAACGATCTGTTGATTCAGGAGGAGCTGCTGGGAACGGTGCCAGTCAGTATGGAGGTAACGGATTCCACTACGTCTCCCTTTTCGGACAAGTTGATTGTTAGCCTTTTTCATTACCTGAATTCCATTGATATCACACTGGTAGGACATGCTCTCTCCCTGTCGATGAGGACCGATCTGGCGGCAAACTACAGCAAGGTCATCGGTGAGATCATCCTGTATGCTGAAGAAGGATTTTCCATTATGGTAAATCGAAGATGGATGGAACAGCCTCCGCAAGCGGAGAACCGCAGAGAGCTGGTCAAAACGAAGTGA
- a CDS encoding STAS domain-containing protein, which produces MENRAAFEERLLAEAVNVRDKIEEINAIGNINLLHNAHKLVLYIVENREHEMITFAKVEGEAWAKYSLTLAFKLEWIQSVRRAMWNFLYNYDRLRGNESNREEFFALEKQINEMVDHFLSCFFLSYSQFKDRLIQVQRNLVEDLSVPIIPVTEAVSILPLIGVIDSYRASTIEEKVIQAVGNTRIESLILDLSGTANMDPEVIQHMLKVIEGISMMGCKTIVTGIRPEIVRQMIRSGLTFEHRAETKGTLQQALADCLTIQV; this is translated from the coding sequence TTGGAAAACCGAGCCGCTTTTGAGGAGCGATTGCTGGCAGAAGCAGTCAATGTGCGAGACAAGATCGAGGAGATAAACGCTATCGGCAACATTAATCTATTACATAATGCACACAAGCTGGTGCTCTATATCGTCGAAAACAGGGAGCACGAGATGATCACATTTGCCAAAGTGGAAGGGGAAGCATGGGCAAAATATTCTTTGACGCTAGCCTTTAAACTGGAATGGATCCAGTCGGTGCGAAGGGCGATGTGGAATTTCCTGTACAATTACGATCGGCTTCGTGGAAATGAAAGCAACCGTGAAGAATTCTTTGCACTGGAGAAACAGATCAACGAGATGGTCGATCATTTCCTGAGCTGTTTCTTCCTTAGCTATTCGCAGTTTAAGGACAGGCTGATCCAGGTGCAGCGCAATCTGGTTGAAGATTTGTCCGTTCCGATCATACCGGTAACGGAAGCAGTCTCGATCCTTCCCCTGATCGGCGTCATTGATTCATACCGGGCAAGCACGATTGAAGAGAAGGTGATTCAAGCCGTAGGGAATACCCGGATTGAGAGCCTGATCCTGGACTTGTCGGGAACGGCCAACATGGATCCAGAGGTCATTCAGCACATGCTGAAAGTAATCGAAGGAATCTCCATGATGGGGTGCAAAACGATTGTGACCGGTATACGACCGGAAATCGTCAGACAAATGATTCGATCCGGATTAACATTTGAACACCGGGCGGAGACAAAAGGGACGCTGCAGCAAGCCCTGGCCGACTGCCTCACTATTCAAGTGTGA
- a CDS encoding ATP-binding protein yields MKRYLRKATVTVKHFVKDEQVFVIIQDTGVGIPRDRLERLGTPFFSTKPSGTGICGRSRDPGVLFGKPSRF; encoded by the coding sequence TTGAAGCGATACCTGAGAAAGGCAACTGTCACCGTCAAACATTTTGTCAAAGATGAGCAGGTCTTTGTCATCATTCAGGACACGGGAGTAGGGATCCCGCGAGACCGTCTTGAACGACTAGGCACTCCTTTTTTCTCCACGAAGCCAAGTGGAACCGGAATATGTGGAAGGTCAAGGGATCCGGGAGTTCTTTTTGGAAAACCGAGCCGCTTTTGA
- a CDS encoding CBO0543 family protein: MQLSEPVQKQIEKLYQENILLDDRMAALWQKEILFTPNWWLGVILSIVPWVLWLFFRTRESTHRLMYAGFFVMMISAFLDFLGVRNGLWYYKAEVFPWFPAYEPWDVTLMPVTVLFLLQFRPNMSPFVKAVLFAGLAAFVGEPLFVWLQLYQPRNWEHYYSFPVYMVIYLIAHYLSSRKHFGRLSDS, from the coding sequence ATGCAGTTATCTGAACCCGTTCAAAAACAAATCGAAAAACTGTATCAGGAAAACATATTGCTCGACGACCGGATGGCAGCGTTGTGGCAGAAGGAGATTTTGTTTACCCCCAATTGGTGGTTAGGGGTGATTCTCAGTATTGTCCCCTGGGTGTTGTGGTTGTTTTTTCGAACGAGAGAGAGCACGCATCGCCTGATGTATGCCGGTTTTTTTGTGATGATGATCTCCGCGTTTCTTGATTTTCTGGGTGTCAGGAACGGGCTGTGGTATTACAAAGCAGAAGTATTCCCTTGGTTTCCTGCCTACGAGCCTTGGGATGTTACCTTAATGCCTGTTACTGTGCTGTTTCTGCTCCAGTTTAGACCCAACATGTCTCCATTTGTGAAGGCTGTGTTGTTTGCAGGACTGGCCGCATTTGTAGGTGAGCCCTTGTTTGTCTGGTTGCAACTGTATCAACCGAGAAACTGGGAGCACTATTATTCGTTTCCCGTCTACATGGTGATTTATCTGATCGCTCACTATCTCAGTTCCCGCAAGCATTTTGGCAGGCTTTCCGATTCTTAA